One stretch of Puntigrus tetrazona isolate hp1 unplaced genomic scaffold, ASM1883169v1 S000000007, whole genome shotgun sequence DNA includes these proteins:
- the LOC122332235 gene encoding LOW QUALITY PROTEIN: Parkinson disease protein 7 homolog (The sequence of the model RefSeq protein was modified relative to this genomic sequence to represent the inferred CDS: deleted 1 base in 1 codon) has translation MAGKRALVILAKGAEEMETVIPVDVMRRAGIAVTVAGLVGKEPVQCSRDVMICPDSSLEDARKQGPDDVVLLPGGLLGAQNLSESPTVKEVLKDQESRKGLIAAICAGPTALLAHGIAYGSTVTTHPGAKDKMMAGDHYKYSEARVQKDGNVITSRGPGTSFEFALTIVEELLGAEVAGQVKAPLILKD, from the exons ATGGCTGGTAAAAGAGCTCTAGTGATTCTAGCGAAGGGCGCGGAGGAAATGGAGACGGTGATCCCGGTGGATGTCATGCGCAGAGCGGGG ATTGCTGTTACAGTGGCAGGTCTGGTGGGTAAAGAGCCAGTGCAGTGCAGCCGTGATGTCATGATCTGCCCAGATTCCAGCCTAGAGGACGCCCGCAAACAG GGTCCG GATGATGTCGTGCTTTTGCCTGGAGGTTTGCTTGGAGCTCAGAACCTTTCTGAG tcTCCCACTGTGAAAGAGGTGTTGAAGGACCAGGAGAGCAGGAAGGGTCTGATCGCTGCAATCTGTGCAG GCCCAACGGCTCTCTTGGCTCACGGTATCGCATATGGCAGCACAGTTACCACCCATCCAGGTGCCAAGGACAAGATGATGGCTGGTG atcattataaatattcagAGGCTCGTGTTCAGAAGGATGGTAACGTGATCACCAGCAGAGGGCCAGGAACCAGCTTTGAGTTTGCCCTGACTATAGTGGAGGAGCTTTTGGGTGCAGAGGTTGCTGGCCAAGTCAAAGCTCCACTTATCTTGAAAGACTGA